A stretch of Macadamia integrifolia cultivar HAES 741 chromosome 7, SCU_Mint_v3, whole genome shotgun sequence DNA encodes these proteins:
- the LOC122085052 gene encoding probable glutathione S-transferase has translation MAGNSDLKLLGAWFSPFVRRIEWALKLKGVEYEFLEQDLRNKSELLLQLNPVYKKVPVLVHNGKSIAESVVILQYIDETWKQNLLLPTDPYQRAMALFWAKFVEEKFTEVARKALLSTGEQQEEAAKQAAEALGILDKELKGKKFFKGESIGFLDIVLGWITIWLEVVEEVASIKIYDSHKFPFLNEWKGSFLELPIIKENKPPKEDLLVYFHNIRQFVLASAITN, from the exons ATGGCGGGGAACTCTGATTTGAAGCTGCTGGGAGCATGGTTTAGTCCTTTTGTTCGCCGTATCGAATGGGCTCTGAAACTGAAGGGAGTGGAATACGAATTCTTAGAACAAGATCTGAGAAACAAGAGTGAGTTGCTTCTGCAACTTAACCCTGTTTATAAGAAGGTACCAGTGCTTGTTCATAATGGGAAATCCATAGCTGAATCAGTTGTCATTCTTCAGTACATCGATGAGACGTGGAAACAGAATCTATTACTTCCCACAGATCCTTACCAAAGAGCCATGGCACTTTTCTGGGCTAAATTTGTTGAAGAGAAG TTCACAGAAGTCGCAAGGAAAGCTTTATTATCAACAGGAGAGCAGCAAGAAGAGGCAGCGAAGCAGGCAGCAGAGGCCCTAGGAATCCTTGACAAAGAGCTCAAGGGCAAGAAGTTCTTTAAGGGAGAGAGTATTGGGTTTCTGGACATTGTTCTAGGTTGGATTACAATTTGGCTGGAAGTGGTAGAGGAAGTTGCATCCATCAAGATATACGACTCTCACAAATTCCCTTTCCTTAATGAGTGGAAGGGCAGCTTCTTAGAACTACCcattatcaaagaaaacaaACCACCAAAGGAGGACTTGTTGGTTTACTTCCACAATATTCGCCAATTTGTTTTGGCCTCTGCTATCACTAACTAG